The Thiothrix subterranea genome has a segment encoding these proteins:
- the atpD gene encoding F0F1 ATP synthase subunit beta, protein MSTGNIVQVIGAVVDVEFPRSAVPAVYDALTVADQGLTLEVQQQLGDGIVRTIAMGTSDGVKRGMQVVNTGAPISVPVGTGTLGRVMNVLGEAIDNAGDIVHDKKMPIHRAPPAYDELSSGIDILETGIKVIDLIMPIAKGGKIGLFGGAGVGKTVTLMELINNIAKQHSGLSVFAGVGERTREGNDFYHEMTEGGVIDKVALVYGQMNEPPGNRLRVALTGLTMAEYFRDEGRDVLMFVDNIYRYTLAGTEVSALLGRMPSAVGYQPTLAEEMGALQERITSTKTGSITSFQAVYVPADDLTDPSPATTFAHLDATLVLSRNIAELGIYPAVDPLDSTSRQLDPLVVGQEHYSVARGVQGILQRYKELKDIIAILGMDELSDEDKQVVGRARRIQRFLSQPFFVAEVFTGSPGKYVTLKDTLSSFKAILNGEYDHLPEQAFYMVGGIDEVVEKATKL, encoded by the coding sequence ATGAGTACTGGAAACATCGTTCAAGTCATCGGCGCGGTTGTTGACGTGGAATTCCCACGCTCTGCTGTGCCAGCGGTCTACGATGCGTTAACAGTAGCCGACCAAGGTTTGACCTTGGAAGTCCAACAGCAGTTGGGCGACGGCATTGTACGCACTATCGCGATGGGTACGTCTGACGGCGTAAAGCGCGGTATGCAAGTGGTGAATACAGGTGCACCAATCTCTGTTCCAGTCGGAACAGGCACATTGGGGCGCGTGATGAACGTATTGGGCGAAGCGATTGATAACGCTGGCGACATCGTTCACGACAAGAAAATGCCAATCCACCGTGCGCCACCGGCGTATGATGAATTGTCATCCGGTATCGACATTCTGGAAACGGGCATCAAGGTTATCGACCTGATCATGCCAATTGCCAAGGGTGGTAAAATCGGTCTGTTCGGTGGTGCGGGTGTAGGTAAAACCGTAACGCTGATGGAACTGATCAACAACATCGCTAAGCAACACAGCGGTTTGTCTGTGTTTGCGGGCGTTGGTGAACGGACTCGTGAAGGGAACGACTTCTACCACGAAATGACGGAAGGCGGCGTTATCGACAAGGTAGCACTGGTTTACGGTCAGATGAATGAACCACCTGGCAACCGTTTGCGCGTAGCGTTGACTGGTCTGACCATGGCGGAATACTTCCGTGACGAAGGCCGTGACGTTCTGATGTTCGTTGACAACATTTACCGTTACACACTGGCGGGTACGGAAGTATCAGCACTGTTGGGTCGTATGCCATCTGCGGTAGGTTATCAGCCAACACTGGCGGAAGAAATGGGCGCACTGCAAGAGCGTATCACTTCCACCAAAACCGGCTCAATCACCTCGTTCCAAGCGGTTTACGTACCTGCGGATGACTTAACTGACCCATCCCCAGCCACCACGTTCGCCCACTTGGATGCGACACTGGTATTGTCACGTAATATCGCGGAACTGGGTATTTACCCGGCGGTAGACCCGCTTGACTCCACCTCGCGTCAGCTTGACCCGCTGGTTGTTGGTCAAGAACACTACAGCGTAGCGCGTGGCGTGCAAGGTATCCTGCAACGTTACAAAGAACTCAAGGACATCATCGCGATCTTGGGTATGGACGAACTCTCTGACGAAGACAAACAAGTCGTCGGTCGGGCGCGTCGTATCCAACGCTTCCTGTCTCAGCCGTTCTTCGTAGCGGAAGTGTTCACAGGTTCACCGGGTAAATACGTTACCCTGAAAGATAC